The following coding sequences lie in one Arachis ipaensis cultivar K30076 chromosome B03, Araip1.1, whole genome shotgun sequence genomic window:
- the LOC107633157 gene encoding uncharacterized protein LOC107633157 translates to MADNKKARLQAQDPKDPTRKQSITIVEDAFEEQTGAPKKKKKVQPNSLFQECEGNGNNLKAAEKNPQSGNETMFQAEKNSKTGNKKIVEDDTMDQDDASSNEEGEDTSGLSIESNKKRMNIDMYFKVHGINFKDEKDEDDEQNEQDAANIDGSGGQASNKGTKKKTRGKTLCKTLHATDFNDRREVEFLQGQPIGPTKEVVDNLGQFLGSTVRNPRFVTLLYTSWHGVPDNIKKGMWEYANQKFILPISSKPWVMRGFCRAWKKYKGEIKKEHFLKYNTKKEMIKNRPLEIPEFQFHKLIRYWSLPAVKAMSVKNTENRSKQTCPHRMGSTNFATVRKQLVT, encoded by the exons ATGGCTGACAATAAGAAAGCTAGGTTGCAAGCTCAAGACCCAAAAGATCCAACAAGAAAACAATCCATCACAATAGTGGAAGATGCATTTGAAGAGCAAACTGGGGCtccgaagaagaaaaagaaggtccAACCAAACTCACTGTTTCAAGAATGTGAGGGTAATGGGAATAATTTAAAGGCTGCTGAAAAGAACCCCCAAAGTGGGAATGAGACAATGTTTCAAGCTGAAAAGAACTCGAAAACTGGGAATAAAAAAATTGTTGAAGATGATACAATGGATCAAGATGATGCAAGTTCTAATGAGGAGGGAGAAGATACAAGTGGGCTGAgcatagaatcaaacaaaaaaagaatGAATATTGACATGTATTTTAAGGTGCATGGGATTAATTTCAAAGATGAGAAAGATGAGGACGATGAGCAAAATGAGCAAGATGCTGCAAATATTGACGGTAGTGGAGGACAAGCTAGTAATAAAG GCACTAAAAAGAAAACTCGTGGCAAGACCTTATGCAAAACACTTCATGCCACTGATTTTAATGATCGACGGGAGGTGGAGTTTTTACAAGGGCAGCCTATTGGTCCAACCAAGGAGGTCGTAGATAACTTAGGCCAATTTTTGGGTTCAACAGTTAGAAATCCCCGTTTTGTGACTTTGCTATACACTAGTTGGCATGGTGTGCCTGATAATATCAAGAAGGGCATGTGGGAGTACGCCAAC CAAAAGTTCATTCTTCCAATAAGTTCAAAGCCATGGGTTATGCGGGGATTTTGTCGTGCATGGAAAAAATACAAGGGTGAAATTAAAAAAGAACATTTCTTAAAGTACAACACAAAGAAAGAAATGATAAAGAACCGACCATTAGAGATTCCTGAATTTCAGTTTCACAAGCTAATTCGGTATTGGAGTCTTCCCGCTGTCAAG GCTATGTCTGTTAAGAATACTGAAAATAGGTCAAAGCAAACATGTCCTCACCGAATGGGTTCCACAAATTTTGCAACAGTGCGCAAGCAGCTGGTAacataa